The Dermacentor silvarum isolate Dsil-2018 chromosome 7, BIME_Dsil_1.4, whole genome shotgun sequence genomic sequence CTGGAAGGCTAGATGACAATAAAATGCACAATGCGTTAGGGAAAGTTTAAGAACTGGGAATTAATTCGTTCGCGAAAGTTCATGCTGTGTGTTTATGCATGAACGCCAGACAGAGAGCTTGCAATGCTGATTATATTGTTGAGATTCAGGGATAACTGGAAAACTGGCCAATTGCGTGCCAGTGGGTGGTTGAACTGCAGACATGGCGACAGAAAAATTGTTCCTAGCGTGTATCTGATATGTTTAGATACTAATAGCATCCACTTCATTCATGCACATACTTGCTCAATCTTAGATGCAGTTACAGTCGAACCCAAATATATTAAAACCACATACAGCCGAACTTTGGATGTATCGAACCCACGTATAAtgtattgtgtataacgaacagcagtaataTCCCCACGAAAATGGTTGTTTTATATATAgcattacctatatatcgaactgtTTTTGTGATTCCCTTCAGATTCCATATATCTGGGTTTGACTGTACCATTTAATGCAGTCTGGAGATAAACAGATCAATACAAAGAtgcaaaaatacacacatattcTTGTGGAATGTAGTCAAAGCCTTGCAGTTTCACAAGTCTGAATGATATTGCTACGCGTGTAATAATATGAAAGGCACTGAGAATGCAAGGTGAATAACGCAAAAAATATTTATGGAAGCTGTTCATTTAACTAAGAACTCGGACACTGCTTCATCACATTAATCAGTGTTGGCCTTGCCTGACCATAATGTAGACAAATCAGAACCACAACAAATAGTCAAGCTACAAAAGTCATCATTTAATCATCGAGAAGAATGATGTTAGTCTATTATGAACACAGGAACAGTTGCCTTACTCATGTGAAATGGACTAGGACTTATGAAAGGAAATCCAAAAAATTTGGAGGAGAGCTAATTACACATTACAGATGATCAGGCTGACTCAGCCTCACGTGACAGCAAGCCCCCTTTTGTCTTTTCAAGGACGGCGTAAATATCTAGTGCTTCACCAGGAGGAATGCCATAGCCCTCTTTCAATCCCTGAGGATTCGACGGCGTCACGCAATCCATGTCCACCTCCTTCCTAAGCACAGTGTCAACTTCAACGCTGCTGAAGAAAGCCACACTCTGCGGAAGATCCCGCATTCCCAGTCTCCAAGCAAAAAAGGAGCGTGTGAGCAGATTAGTCACCTGCAGTGCCAAGGCAGCCCTGTACCTGTCCTCAGATGCGACTAAGAAGCGCACCTCGTCGTGGATACTGACGGCAAAGCGGCCACGAATCGCAAAGTCCTCCATGAGCCACCTCATGGTGACCAGCATGAGGTGAAGGTAGTCTACCGCCGAGCTCTGCACAACCCAGTTTATGCGGCTGTTGAAGAAATTTGTGTTCACGGCAGCAGGCTCCAAGGCACGGCTGATGCAGCAACCCAGAACTGGAGTCCTTGGAACTTTTGAGTTGGCAATCGCTTCGAGTTTGTTGAACATGTGGGACTCACTTCCTCCGGACCAGACCTTACGGTTACCTTGAATGTAGACATCCTGGCCACCGACATTTTCGCTGGCGTGCACCCTTACACCTTTCGTCTGGGCATACATCATCTTTGCTTTGGAGGCAGCATCCTGCAAGGTCAGTCTGTGATTGAACTGCATGAAGAGGCGCTGCGCAAATGGCAGCCCTGCACCATAGATGCGGGCATAATTGATAACTTTGGCTTGGTCCCGACTGATGCCGACGGAATGAGCAATGCGGCTGTGCATGTCGGTACCAGCTGCCTTGTTACCCTGGAGGGTCATCCACCCAAAGGCCGTGCAGCCATGCATGCCTGCAAAGTGAGCATCTGCGAAAATGGAAGCAATCCAGAGTTCCTGGGAGTCTACGTCAGCACCTACAACGTGGTAACCCTTGGGAGCCTGAATCATGCACTTGAGCTCACTACCCACACGGTCTTTGTAAGCGTTACTGGCTGTCAGCCATGTCGTCTCGACACCCCGTCGTGTTACTGTGCCGGCCGGAATGATCCGTGGCAGAATGACGCCGTAGTCGGCACGCTCGTCAGCTTCGATCGTTTTCGGCAGTTCCTCCCTGTCAAACCACACCACCATCTGTCCCATGATGCGGTCGCGAGCGTTCTTCCAATACGAAATCATCTTGCTCAGCGACAACACCTGATTAGCTTCGGGGTTGTCGCTTAGACTGTAGGATTCCGTCAGAAACCTTGGGCAGAAAGTCTTTGGCAAGTGGGTTTCCAACTCTCTTGTGAGGGCCATCCTTGTGTGGGAGCCTAAAGAAGCTGCACCCTTCAATGCCAATGTCTGTGTCGACATTTTCCTCCAGTCGTGGAGTATCGATTTTTTCTCCCAGAACTTTCCGCCAGAGTTCTTTTGACCCTTCTTCTGGAATCCTCTCTAGTTTTTGCCACATTGAATCGGTGTCACTACTCCCTGCAGAGCACCTCTGGTAGCCACAAACCTTCAGAAATTCTGCAAGAGGAAACTTTGGCTTCTTTTCATCTGTGCCTGTTTCTTCCTTGACAGCTGTAGAAACAATTATGGACCTGTCGCTTCCAGCCTTTGGGACCAAGTAGCCCCAGCCATGCTTCTCATCATAGTGAACAGGATAACCATCCCACTTTAGCCTAAGCAGCTTTGGCACTGAACGCATTTGAGTGCTGATTAGGTAGGGCCCAGGAGCCCAGTCTGGGTTGTCATCGGGGTTTGAGGGAGGCTTCGTGCAGAAGTCACGGTACCAGGCGGGATAGCCAGGCATGAATGGCTGCACTTTATACAACAGCTTTGAAGTATCAAAGATGTGCTGGACTTGCATAAGCAATTCTTTCTCAGTAGGAACTGGGCTGCTGTTATGGTCTGACTCTGAAACTGGTGCTGTCCTTGAGGAAGGCTCTGAGTAATTTTCCAACGGCTTTTGGAAACTAACTGAATTTGCTGGAACAGTTGTCTCGCAACTCGTTCCAGAGCCTGCTTCTGTCTCACCCACATGAGCCACTGGCTCCTTTGAGGATGACTTGGACTCCTTTGTGCGCTTCGAAGAGGTCTTGGAAGTGGTAGGTGCCTTTTTGATCCTGATGCTCTGAACTGTCCAGTCAAGGTCCCAGAGCCACGGGTCCTTCTTGTATGCTTCACCATGCAGCAGACGGCAAGCACCATTGGCAATACTTGTCAGCATCTGCTTCAGCTCCTGTTGGTAGTCCTCATAGATCGAGTCCGCCTCCTTGAGGTAACGCTCCCAATTCTGATTCACTGGAAGATATGCCGTCGACATCTCCAGCATGCCCGCAAATGACACTGGGTGTGGGAACCGCTCAAAGTACAGCGGGAGAAGCTTCCTGAGTACCAGGTGGGTGGCGACCACGTCGTTGGCGCAGTAAGTCATCAGCTCCTGGAAGTCGCCAGCAACGTCCTGCAAGGTGCCGTTCACGAAGGTGTCTCTGGACTCTTTCTTGAGTGTGCGGCCTCCGGAGTAGAGCTTGTAAACGGCGGCGAGATTGTTGAGGGAGCTCAGGTCCTGCCACAATTCGACCGGAGGACCGCGCGTCACCGCTGTCGTTTCCGACGACTTCTCCTGACTTGCTGGCCATAGAAAGAGCTCGCTGGAAGCTCGTCAAGCCCGACACGCACATGTGAAGGGACAAAGTGTCCAGAAACCTTAGACGACTTCCTTCGATCATGTACTGCTCCCTGATGAAAGACCTGTCGAAGCCGACGTTGTGGCCGACGATTATCCTCGCTGGCGACTCATGTGGGCCAGTGGTCCTTTCCAGGGGTATGAGGTCGCTCAACTTGATGCGCTCTTTCCACCTGAACCGCTCGCCGACTAACTGCGGACTGCACCAGGAGTACCAGCAGTCGCCAGAAGCAGCCGTTGCGAGCGTCGGGAAGTGCCCTTCTCTCACGCACACCTCCACGTCAAAGACGATCGACGTCTCATCGGGGTAGTCGACTTCCATCGCGTCTTTCCCGTCGTTGAGGTACTTGGTCCATCCCGGTGCGAACTTCCAGCGCGGCGGCTGGCGGGGCAAGGTCGTCGCGCTCAGCGCTTCCGCAGCTAACCTGTAGTCCTTCGAATACCGGCGGCCGAGCTCCAAGAAGTGCTCTTCGAGATCAGAACCCAACAAAGGCGGCAGCTTGAAGTCGACGTCGGGCTGCGGGGTCGTTGTATGGCCCCACAGTTTTTGCTCCTTCAAGTGATGCACGCTCCTCTCAACAGCTTCGCGATCGACCTTGTCGCAGACGCCGCCGAAAACTTGCCTGTGCAGCGCTGGCGACAGCATTTGCACTCCGATGGGGTTGAAGCGGCGCGCATTATCAGTTTCCCCAACGCCGCTGTTGCGGTCCTGCAACGCCGTCTCCGAAAGCGATGTCGCATTTTGGCGTCGGGTAACAACGACGGATCTCTCACGAAGACGAGGAAGGCGGGCACGCACCTGCGTCAGCATCGAGAGCTGTCACCACGAAAGTTCACACACATCTCACACCAAAGTCGCAAAGTTGCGCTTTCCTCCGACCACGCGTGTTTTGTTTACAGCAGGTTCTGTCGGCTCATTTGTCTAGCACTGACTCCCTGCATAAAACTAGAAGATTTGTCATGAAGTATGCTGTTTAGCAGCGCCGCTTCTGAACATTCCTTGAAAttatagccttcaagatttggCGGTACGAAAGCCCACGCATCTCCCAATCTTGAAGGCTAGCCTCAACTCAACACATACCTTGCTTTGGAACTTTGGAATACGGCAATAGTCAGGAAATGTAAAATGCGTAAATTGCCCGGACCAGTCAGAAGCTAAAGCCTCTATCGAACAGTTTGACGTATGAACCCACTGGCACGCTGCATTTTTTTGCAGGCGTTAAACTGACAGTGTAATTCGAGAAGAGCCTTCCCGTTTTCATTTGAAAATTTCTTTTATTCAGTAAAAATGAGGCATATTTATCACACGCGTTCCGAATGAGCACGTACGCCTATAAACAGACACGGCGACAACTACTGAATCGCCGTTAGAAATTCATACCGAGATTagtgtcaaaagaaaaaaaaatatctcaaGAAGCTCTCACACATTCGAACAAACAGGCGTTTATAAAAGCATTTTAATGTGACCGATTTTGCCGCATCTTTGTTGTCGCTCGCGCGGAAACCGAAATGAAACGTCAGACACCAGCAGGCAGCCAGAGCGCAGATGTCGCCACTCGAAAATGAATCCTTCAAACGTAAACATGGCTGATGATGTGCGGCAAGCCGCCCCGAAATCGCCCTCGAATAATGTTATATCGGGTACGTTGGGAACACCGGTTGTTGTTTTTCGAACTGTCGCTGGACGTAGCATTTCGTAGCTGGAAATCCTACTTTACAGATGAGCGCCAAACGCTGCCCGGAGTTATTCGCCCTCCATTGTATCGGCTTCCTAAGCCTGAATCCGTGCTTCTATTTGATATAGCGGGGTCGATTTGTCTTTTTCTCTGCAGAGCGGGCAATAATTTCCGCGTCTCCTTTGGCGCTAGCGAATCTTTACTTAATTCTTATAGTGAGTGTTGTTGTACGATTGAATCTCGAGCCATTTGTATGAAGGGAAAGATTTCGTTCTTGTGCGCGAAGCTGCGTAAAAGCGAAGCATTCTAAAAACGGTCCGAGGCGCGCACTTAAATTGACGGCTGgcgttttttctttctctttcttcttatTTTCAGACATCAATCACGATGAAGCGATACTCGCACAGGAGAAAGAAATTGAGCGCGAGGTGAGTTGTATTATCGCCGTGTCATTTGTATTTCAGAAAGGCATTCAAACTTCCGCGTAGTTTGCATGTCGGCGCGCAGCGCTTCATCAAACCGCTTCCGAGTCCACGCGCGTTGGATGTCTTTTGCAAGCCAGCTGATTTCACGGAACGATTGCTGCTATTTGCCAACGCATTCAAATGTTTTCTTCCGAGTAAATTTGATGGTACAATGCAACACTGTCGATGCAAGTAAATATGCTGTTTGAAGTAACCCGGTGCCGAGGCCGTTTGAACCAGCGCACATCTGCTATCCGATACACGGGAGCCGCAACTCTCTACCAATTCAGTATCTCTTGGATGTTTGCTTATTTATTGTGCGCTGGTCGCGAGGTTATCAGTGATGTGCCAGAATGAACGGGGTTTTCTCAGCAAAGCTGCTAACTAAATTGTTGAGAGAATCTTGTGTCGTATACAACCCCCGACAGTTACTACCCAGTGCTTATTTTGGGATTAAACAGCGAAACACATAATTTTTTGCCGTAGACAAAAGGTGCAACATTTCTGCTTGTAATCAGCACACGTACATGGTATAGCCGTCATTGGAATCAACTGTTGATAGTATCTAATACCCTTGTCATGCCGACAAGTACAGTGCAGTTTTGAGTGTGTGTGCCTCAATGTTCGGGTCGTTATGGAAAGGTTTAAGGACATCATTTGTGGAATTCACTCATTGGCAAGTGCATTCAACTCTGTTGGCTGAAAGTGCATAGCTTTGGTACAAGTTTTTCAAAAATACAATAATTTTCAATGAAGATGCCGTGAAATGCACTTGCTCAAAATGATACAAGATGCTCTAAAAGGCCAAACTAAAGCATAATCTTCCAGAGGACTACACCCTTTGGTTAAGGGACAACAGAATCGACTAACTCATCACAGCACTACCTGCATTACACAGGGCCTACACCCTTTGTATAAGGGACAACAGAATCCACTAACTCATCGCAGCAGTACCTGTATTACACAGGGCAGGCCCCTTTTGTTAATTCTTAACTACATATGCCTCGCGGCAAATTGCCTGAATCTAAAAAAATGCATACCAGCCAACTCTGCCATGTTTTCTGAAACGTACAAATTTGTGCTCATTCTACAACTTTATGAATGGAGCATTTAGTAGtacgaaaaataaattatattCGCAAAAATGTTTTGTTCGTCAATTTCCGATCAATGATTGCTGTTGAAGCTTGTCCGATGGTGAAAGGAAAAAACGGGTACTTGCTTTGAGCTTGTTTATACAAATTGGCTACTGGAATGTCGCTGAAAAGTCACTCTTATCTAAAAACAATGTGCTGCTTCTCGGCAGTTGCAAGTTTGTGGCAGCTTGTGGGCTGTGTCTAAAGGCAAATCATCATTAATAAATTGCATGTTTATCCCACAAAAGGCATGGGCTCGGGGCAGTcaagctctgaaaaaaaaattccggccaTCCCCACCTCCCTCCTCTGTGGCTGCGTAAAGTTTGTTACAGATTGGCATGTATGAATTCGTCTGGGCAGGAATAATGCAGAAAACCAAGGGGCTTAATTTTCTGTTAGGTTCAACTACATGATGCCAGCTGACAATGAAGTCAAAGCTTTATAGTGGAAAATTAAGCCATTCTTTTTAGTTTAAATGTGAAGGTAATAATAAAAAGGAAAATGAATGTGACTGGTGCGTCATAGCCTTAGCTGCTTTTGTTCCGTAAAACCTTACGTAACTAAATAACTGACAGATAACTTGCTTCAGGTAGAAGCCGAACCTGCACGTTTCACATTATGCATGCAATGCTGTATTGAACTGTCACAGCGGCCATTCTCCAGTACGCTTCCTTGGtcatctgtgtgtgtgtgtactagatctagcactgggagtgttagctagcACCACTCGTGCTGTCACTCTGGTGTAATGGTTCATTATTAACAACGCCGTGAAAAACTGGTGGCGGTGAGAGACACACACAACAAAAACGAGGCTTCAACTTTAAACTGACGCTTTATTGTTGCAGCAGCCTCTATTTAAATGTATTGATCACGCTATTgctgcatacctgccaactctcccgaatgtTTTGTAATGTTTACGAATTCTGGCTCATTCTACGATTTTGCTAACATTACGTCGTTTTACGAAAAATAAGTTTTGTTTGCGAAAGCTCCCTCTGTGGTGCTCCCTCTTGCAAATGCCGTATACCGGAAAGGTATTTGCTTCGAGCAACTTGATTCAGATAAGTTCCTGAAGCATGCAAAATGTACAGCAGCAATGGGGCTGGAACAAGCCAGTTATTTAAAAACAGTGTTAGTGTCTGCAGTTCCAAGTTTTCTGCTGCTTATGTGCTGTGTCTAAAGTGTGTACATCTGCAACAAAATGTGGGGGCTGAGCTGAgggcaaacttaaaaaaaaaaaaaagaaaaacaaaatccgTGCTATCCCTCTCTCCTGCCCCTAGGCAGGATATCATTTCTGCATGATTTTTATGAAATTAAATGTTCACAGGTTGGCTGGTATGGTACAGTGCATGTTACTTGCTGAATGCAAAGGAGAGGATCGTGAAGAAAGTAATAGAAAACGCGCCACAATGGCAATAACTTATGTACCCACTATGTTGCTCTTGTGTCTCTAGCACAAAAGTATGCACAAGGGTCTCGCGCAAGAGCAAGAATGAGAGTTCTTGTGGGAGGCACCTTTGACAAGTACATACAAAAGTTCACACTTCAGTCAATACTCTAGAGCACTCAAATACTGCGCTTCATAGCAGAGAAAGAGCATTAACACAGCGGCTGCTAGGTTCAAGCTACTGGGCTGAATACTATGTTACCCACACATCCTATCAGCTTACATTCTCTCAAATGGGCCAGCAATGTACAGATATTGGTTTTCTTGCATTGCAGAAGCGCCGATTCAGTGCTCTAGACTTAAGTGTGGACAACTGTACAAGTGGTGAGGCACTTGCACATTCTTCTACGTTCTTGCCCGCACTTGTCTTAAGTGGCCTGGCAACTTTTTGTGCAAGACGTGTGTGCATTTTTCTAGGCTCTTTGGCGAGAGGCACAAGTTATTTTCTCTCGAAATGGCAGCCCCTGTGTCTCTCACTGTCCCAGTTTTTTGCCGCAGTGTTTGAGCGCTAATCATGAACCAGTACCGAGTTGCTGCAATTTGCTATTCTCTGTGTGCAATGATCGTGGCTCGCTGTGCTCCACCAAGTTCATGTTTGGTCACGTGCACGTTTGTGGCAATCGACCCGCTCTGCAGATTGCCGAGCGCATACCATTGGTTGACACGAAGCAGGATTTGTCCATCCTCGAGAAGGAGTACGCCCTGGACGATGAGGTCTACCAACAGAAAGTCAAGGTAAGGCGACATTGTTTGCCCGGTTTCTTTAGCTGAGTTGCAACAGGGGTTACGAAAGTAGCACTCGAATAAGGGGGTGCGGTGTGAGTGCCCGTATTAGCATAACTGATCGCTAGTGCCACCTGTGGCACCTTTACGCCTACATGACACCAGGCCGAAGTGAGGCCTGGGCTcttacgctctctctctctctctcttgtttccgCCGCCGTCGCAGGCGGTCACATTTTTGGTTGAGCGATGAAATAAACGTGTTCTGTTCAAGAAGTTATTTCGCCTCGAGTTGCGATGCTACGGCTAACGTCCCTAGCCTTCACGTCCAGACCTCACagtgaatagtgatttttgagggcgaatcgaatacaaatcgaatgGCGCCAGCAGcgaattgaatatcgaatagttttTGGATAATGAACAGCACTTAACGCAATTAATATACAATTATGTTCACATCGTAGTGTTCTAAACAttggcaagtttctgtcattacatagtacgcaCGTTATAAAGTGTTAATTATTAGCATAAATGGAGTCATTAGGAGCAAataagtagtttcttcgcatgcatatgactcttcagagagtgcaaATGATCGCTGTATGGCCGATAAAATATGGCTTTTAAAGTAAAGCTTGTAAAGTGACGTAGACTGCAACACTAAGCAAGTTCTCGTGTTTTATGTCTATGCTATGCCTGCATGGGTGAAAacttaccgtacttttgctccagtTTTGTTTCATTGGGTGCAGTTTGCGTTTTGAAATAATTGAAAAGTGTTAGAataatattcgcatttacgaatagtgactatttcattcgaagaccaaatcgaataggacactattcaatTCGTTATATTGCACACCCCTACGCAATAACCTCTGTATTCTAAAATGTGACTGCACTCGCCGTTTCACCTAGACTCGGTGACATGACGTGCATGGCAGTGCCATCTATCAACTGAAGCAGTCGCTGCACTTAAATGACACTCCAAGACATTTCTCGAACGAAATTTTGAGGATCAGGTGCTCATGAAAATTACTCAAACGCGCCTTACTGAAGTTGCATTTCTCAAACTGCTCCTCATTGTAGGAGTAATCCAAGAATAGCTATTGaagcacagcttttttttttttcactcgaaGGACTGTATTGTGCTCCACATTGGCTAAATGGGTTGCAAATGAGTACCAGTATGCAATCTTGGCGAAGTTGCAGGGCTGGTAACTGTCTAATTTGTTTATTAACAGCCTTCAAAGAGCACCTAAGCAGACATGTGCACCTAGTGGCTAGCAGACCTTATGCAAATCCTAGGCCACCCAAGATAGAAGTACACCAAGGGTGAAATTTTTGGCCGTAATGCCGACGAACTGTAGCGGTATTTGTTTCATGTTCTGCATCAATTCTGGCAAGTGACAGTAGCGGAATTTCCACTTTGGTTTCAAgaacctttcttttttattgtagtTTTGATAACTTTTCGTGATGAGTTCACTCGTTTGCACAATGACAAGCAGAATCTTATTTAGAGTTAGTCATATCAAAAGGGAACAAACAGTGCAAACTGACGAGAATGGGAACACAGTAACAGGTCATTCGCTTTTAAGTGCAGCCTACCAACCACAATAAAACAATCATACCACAAGGTAGAAGCACCACAAAGCAGAACAATTAAAAAATAATCACATCTGATAATTGCCACATGGCAATATGAATGATGCGATAGACATGAATAAGGACAGTCGTCTAAAACAAACAACTTCATCTCAAGAAATGACAGTGAAGGCATGCTCACACACTTTTCCCTCTGCCTAATGTGATATTCTTCTATGACCTCGCGCTCTATCCTGTTACTCTGCGTTCCTTTCCTGGTTTCGTGCCACTTGTTACCCATTGACACTGACAGTGCTGCCGAGACTATACAGCACTTGATGGGACAAAATGGAGAGAGCGGGGTTCTTGCATTTCCAAGTGAAGCGTACAATTGGGAAAGCCAGTTAGGCAGCTATTGGTGACATAGTCATTATATTGCCTTCGAGCACACACACTTTGGGCTAACCGGTGCGCTCTTTGTGACACTACGTGACCACCACCACCTCTGCTTTTGTTGACGTGAATAGCTACACTGCACTTAGTGCATGTTTTGAGCGTGTCTCGTGAAAATGCGGCAATTATCTGTGACGCTCTGTAGGAATTGAGGCTGTGTATTGTAATAACGGAGTTGActcgaagagaaaaaaaaagcaaaatgaaaaagaaagtgcGACACGAGAGTTTTGTGTTGTTACTCTTCTAAAATGTCTGGCGCTTGATTGGCTTTGCAGGACCTCCGCAGCAAGTACCAGTCTATCCGCAAGACACGGCCAGACGGCAACTGTTTCTTTCGCGCCTTCAGCTTCGCCTACCTGGAAAGCCTGCTGAGTGACCAGCAGGAGTACACAAGGTACATGAATATGTCCTTGCTTTGGTCTTGGAACGGGCTGTGCAAGGATACCAAACCCCATTTCAtatttcatacttagcaggcaacaCCACAGAAGATACGCAAATAGTGTGATAATGGAAAtatagtcaaacctcgatataatgaagttgtacttgcagcaaaattCGAGGTTTTAAGGCTTCAGCTGTAAAAACAGCTTCAGATATTCCCAGAGcattcctggtggatagtatCTTGTTGGTAAGCACTTACAAATTGCAAGAAGGTCATAATAGCGCAGCTATGAACGCCAGCGCTTGCGGTGCAAATCGCGCCGAGAGCAATACATCGATGTGGCTTGTGGCGGCGACGGCTGGCCCTGCTTAGTGCC encodes the following:
- the LOC119457951 gene encoding LOW QUALITY PROTEIN: DNA polymerase subunit gamma-1-like (The sequence of the model RefSeq protein was modified relative to this genomic sequence to represent the inferred CDS: inserted 4 bases in 2 codons), with amino-acid sequence MLTQVRARLPRLRERSVVVTRRQNATSLSETALQDRNSGVGETDNARRFNPIGVQMLSPALHRQVFGGVCDKVDREAVERSVHHLKEQKLWGHTTTPQPDVDFKLPPLLGSDLEEHFLELGRRYSKDYRLAAEALSATTLPRQPPRWKFAPGWTKYLNDGKDAMEVDYPDETSIVFDVEVCVREGHFPTLATAASGDCWYSWCSPQLVGERFRWKERIKLSDLIPLERTTGPHESPARIIVGHNVGFDRSFIREQYMIEGSRLRFLDTLSLHMCVSGLTSFQRALSMASKSXEKSSETTAVTRGPPVELWQDLSSLNNLAAVYKLYSGGRTLKKESRDTFVNGTLQDVAGDFQELMTYCANDVVATHLVLRKLLPLYFERFPHPVSFAGMLEMSTAYLPVNQNWERYLKEADSIYEDYQQELKQMLTSIANGACRLLHGEAYKKDPWLWDLDWTVQSIRIKKAPTTSKTSSKRTKESKSSSKEPVAHVGETEAGSGTSCETTVPANSVSFQKPLENYSEPSSRTAPVSESDHNSSPVPTEKELLMQVQHIFDTSKLLYKVQPFMPGYPAWYRDFCTKPPSNPDDNPDWAPGPYLISTQMRSVPKLLRLKWDGYPVHYDEKHGWGYLVPKAGSDRSIIVSTAVKEETGTDEKKPKFPLAEFLKVCGYQRCSAGSSDTDSMWQKLERIPEEGSKELWRKVLGEKIDTPRLEENVDTDIGIEGCSFFRLPHKDGPHKRVGNPLAKDFLPKVSDGILQSXSDNPEANQVLSLSKMISYWKNARDRIMGQMVVWFDREELPKTIEADERADYGVILPRIIPAGTVTRRGVETTWLTASNAYKDRVGSELKCMIQAPKGYHVVGADVDSQELWIASIFADAHFAGMHGCTAFGWMTLQGNKAAGTDMHSRIAHSVGISRDQAKVINYARIYGAGLPFAQRLFMQFNHRLTLQDAASKAKMMYAQTKGVRVHASENVGGQDVYIQGNRKVWSGGSESHMFNKLEAIANSKVPRTPVLGCCISRALEPAAVNTNFFNSRINWVVQSSAVDYLHLMLVTMRWLMEDFAIRGRFAVSIHDEVRFLVASEDRYRAALALQVTNLLTRSFFAWRLGMRDLPQSVAFFSSVEVDTVLRKEVDMDCVTPSNPQGLKEGYGIPPGEALDIYAVLEKTKGGLLSREAESA